The following coding sequences are from one Panthera leo isolate Ple1 chromosome E1, P.leo_Ple1_pat1.1, whole genome shotgun sequence window:
- the TMEM107 gene encoding transmembrane protein 107 produces MGRISGLVPSRFLTLLAHLVVVITLFWSRDSNIQACLPLTFTPEEYEKQDIQLVAALSVTLGLFAVELAGFFSGVSMFNSTQSLISIGAHCSASVALSFFIFERWECTTYWYIFAFCSALPAVTEMALFISVFGLKKKPF; encoded by the exons ATGGGCCGGATCTCGGGGCTCGTGCCCTCTCGCTTCCTGACGCTCCTGGCGCATCTGGTGGTCGTCATCACCTTGTTCTGGTCGCGG GACAGCAACATCCAAGCCTGCCTGCCTCTCACGTTCACCCCCGAGGAGTACGAGAAGCAGGACATTCA GCTCGTGGCAGCGCTGTCCGTCACTCTGGGCCTCTTTGCAGTGGAGCTGGCCGGTTTCTTCTCAGGGGTTTCCATGTTCAACAGCACCCAGAGCCTCATCT CCATTGGGGCTCATTGTAGTGCATCTGTGGCCCTGTCCTTTTTCATATTCGAGCGTTGGGAGTGTACCACGTACTGGTACATTTTCGCCTTCTGCAG TGCCCTCCCAGCTGTCACTGAAATGGCATTGTTCATCAGCGTCTTTGGACTGAAAAAGAAACCTTTCTGA